ATCGCGTACATGAAGTCTGGGTTCGCCAGTGTCGGGGACACGGTCGTGTTGGTCGCGCTGGGGCAAGTCCAAATGCCTTTCATGCGCGGAGTCGGCGGTGTATTGGCTCCGTACAGGTCGCAAAGTTTCGGCTGTTTGATGTACGGAGGAAGAACATTGTACCATGCGTTCGCGTTGGGCGTATCGCAGACGCTAGCGGAGACGTTGCCATCGTAGGGATAGTAATCTTTTTGGTCCGCGGTATACAAGCTGACGGCCACGCCCCATTGATGCATATTGCCGAGGCACACCGCCGCCTTCATCGTATCCTGCGCTGTGTTCAGCGCCGGCAGGATCGTCCCAACCAGAATTGCGCCCAGGGAAACAACCACAAGCAGTTCCGTGAAAGTAAAGCCCCTCGTTTTGTAGTCGGCTCTCTCTTTCATCCTCACACACTCCAGAACGATCACCCGCAAGGTTCCTAGCTCATTCCCCTCGCGCTAACAATCCCAAAAACGTCCAAAACCACTATTTTACACGCCCTTTACACGCCACGTACTCAGGTCGACGCGCCCTTAAACGGAAACCAATGGTAAGGCACGCCGGTCTTCCAATCGCCGGTCGCCGTTGAGTTGGAGTCGGTGAACGGGTTGGCCGGGCATTGTCTGCAGAAGTTGGTATAGGCGATCCATTCCGCATGACCATCACAGAGGACAAAGTTCCCGCCGTCAAAATGCCGCGCCGGTGCAAACCTGCCGGTCGTATTACAAAAGCCGTCTTCCGCTTCTTCTGCAAATAATATCGTGGTAGCGGGCGCGACGCATTGGCCGCGCTGGAATTGTGCCGCTCCGTTCGGGTCCATGCGCGAATTGAATGCGTAGGTAAAATACGGGCTTGAGAGTGTGATCGATACGGTTCTGTTGGTTGCGCTGGGGCAGATCCAGATGCTTTTTGTGAGCGGTGCCGGCGGCGTGCCCCCTTCATAGTATTGAATCAGCGGCGCTTGCTTCAAGTAAGGCGGCACCACGTTGAACCAAGCATTGAGATTGGGCCCTCCGTCAATCACACTAAAGTTACTGCCCTCGGCCGGCCAATAGTCCCTCTGGTCTGCGGCATACAGGCTGAAGCCCAGCCCCCATTGATGCATGTTACTGAGACAAACCGCCGCCTTCAATGTATCCTGTGCCGTGTCCAGCGCCGGCAAGATCGTCCCCGCCAAAACCGCGCCAACGGAAACAACCACCAGCAGTTCCGTAAAAGTGAAGCCTCGCGTTTTGAGATCGGTTCGGTCTTTCATCCGCACTCTCTCACCGATTAACCCCTGAACCGCGTCGGACAACAGAAGAGCTGTCCGTCCTCTGGCCTGCGCCGTTGATACCACATTCGCGGGCAGCCCACAACTCAAAACGGGGTTCCGAACGAGCGTCTACACCTGCTATATATTGGCGGGCAGCCCTACCGCCGCTTCGTCTCCGCCACAATGATCTGCGGAATCGCGGCGTAGAAGATCGTCGCCTTGATGAGCGCATCCACGGGCACGACCTCGTTGGTCTGGTGCGCGTAGATTTCGTGTTGGGGACCGAAACCAATCGTGGGGATGT
This portion of the Verrucomicrobiia bacterium genome encodes:
- a CDS encoding prepilin-type N-terminal cleavage/methylation domain-containing protein, coding for MKERADYKTRGFTFTELLVVVSLGAILVGTILPALNTAQDTMKAAVCLGNMHQWGVAVSLYTADQKDYYPYDGNVSASVCDTPNANAWYNVLPPYIKQPKLCDLYGANTPPTPRMKGIWTCPSATNTTVSPTLANPDFMYAISTCLHGTLGAHATFRRSRMVSPATTIILVEEPEDVFPSTNGKFIAEDPFGNYTPSTARHSGGLNFVMGDGHAQWIRIEDYCRNCPSDAGAFNDSSVGPNGDWHAGRPYHWWFAPGISTSPQ
- a CDS encoding type II secretion system protein, with protein sequence MKDRTDLKTRGFTFTELLVVVSVGAVLAGTILPALDTAQDTLKAAVCLSNMHQWGLGFSLYAADQRDYWPAEGSNFSVIDGGPNLNAWFNVVPPYLKQAPLIQYYEGGTPPAPLTKSIWICPSATNRTVSITLSSPYFTYAFNSRMDPNGAAQFQRGQCVAPATTILFAEEAEDGFCNTTGRFAPARHFDGGNFVLCDGHAEWIAYTNFCRQCPANPFTDSNSTATGDWKTGVPYHWFPFKGAST